A segment of the Leptolyngbya sp. NIES-3755 genome:
TCGCAATCGAAAAATTGCTCGATCGCTTCGTGGAGTCGTGCTAATCTTGACAGGCGTTGATCAAAGATTGACGATTCATCCCGTTCAACACACAAGACATTTAGATCAAGCATAACTATGGCTATCGTGGATTCTCAAGGTCGGCTCTTCGGAAAGGTCAGCATCCTGGATGTGGGTGCAGCCCTGGTGATTCTGCTCGTGGTGGTTGGAATTTTTGTGTTTCCAGGAACCTCTGGCTCGGCTCAAGGGGTTCGACTTCCCGTTGAGGTGGATGTGGTGGTACGAGGTTTGAGCGCGACGAATCCTAAAGAGTTTATCCAGGCGGGAACTCAAACGAATATTCTGGTGCGGAAACAGCCTTCGGGCACGGCGACTTTGAAAGAGATTAAGTTCTTGCCGCGTACTGTTGCAACTCCTCAACCGAATGGAACCCTGAAAGTTTTTCCTGATCCTCGTCCAGAGTTGGCTTTAACGACAGACATGATGCTGACGTTGGCGAATGAGGTTCCGGTGGTCGATGGAACGCCTGTGTTGGGTGCAGAAAAAGTCAAAGTCGGAACCACGATCGAACTCGATGGTCCAACTTATAACTTTGCAAGTAGCGTGGTCGCAATTCGGATTCAGAAGAAGGGCTAAATTCAGCTCAACTGATTGAGTAGATCTGGAGCTTTCCAGAGGATGTAAACCGCGATCGCACAAATCGCAGTAATCAGAGCCGTTACTCCATAAGCGATACACATCAGCAATCCGTCCGATTCGAGCATTGCAACCACGAGAAGCAATATCCCGATCGTCGGAAACGGATTCGTAAATGGAATCGGTGCAATTAATAGAATCGCCAACCAAGTAATGCACAGTCCATTGAACTGCCAGATATGCGGATTTGAGGCGATTCGACGCAGACGAGGGCGCGTGATTTTTTCTAGAATCCGGGTTACTCGTCTGATATTTTTTAACAACTGACGTGCGATCGCGGTTGGAAATTGAAACTCTGCCACTTTTTTCGGCAACCAAGGCGATCGTTTTCCCAATGCCATCTGCATTCCCAAGATGACGCATCCGGCTCCTGGAATTCCGGTTAATCCGGGCGGCAATGGGAATAGAAACGGAATCACCAATAGCGCGATGACCAAGCAAAATCCACGTTCTGAAGTTTCTGCCAAAATTGAAGCGATCGTCAAAGGTTCTTCTGAGATTCGCTTCAGCAAAGATTCAAGGTCTTGAGAAAAACGAAGGTGCATAAGGGCGCGATCGATGAGCCGTCAGTGGAAATGCGCTGTTTACCATCTTATGTCACTGAGGCGATGGACTTCCCTCAAGTCGCTAAACACAAAAAATGAAGGGTGAAAGCATTTCGCCTCCACCCTTTAACCTCAGCCTCAATTGCTATTTCTGAACCCCGATCGCAAAAGTGAGTAAATCCTGCTCACCTAAGCGAATCTCTAACGGATAGACTCGATCGAGATCGAATTCACGAATCTCCAGGCTTAATCGACCCGCATCATTGCGATCGACCAAGGCACGAGATTCATCACCCTGAAACGACAAACTGCCACCACAAGGGAGCATCGCTTCGATCGAGAACCGCTCCGATTCATACCCAACCTTTAACGTAAATGCGCCCAACTCAGTGAGCCATTCGCGCTCTAATTGCGGCTGATGGGTCGAAACCGTGAGCATCAATGTGCTGAGAATTTCCCGTGCAGCTAAGAGCGATAACGCCATTTGTTGCGTCTCGATCGCGCTGTCATACGACTGGGGAAGTTCTTCACCGATTTCGATCGCGAGGTCTTGCAGCTTGGCAACCTTAGACCGAGCCGGTGATACCATCACATAACCCGCAACATTATTCAGCAGTTGAGTTTGACCCGGAAACAGTGGATCGACTGCCCGAACCAGTTTTGCTCCTTCTCGGAGCGAGGAGAATAATACCGATTGGCACCGCGCCAGAAGTTCGGTCATCACCGCTTCAGGCATGGGAATCGGCAAATTCATCTGACGAATTTGTTGTAACCAAACAGTTGCAGCGACTAAAGCAGGTTGCGCTTCGGAACGGGACGGCTCAGCGTCATAGTCCACCGCTTCTTTCTCCCAAGGAAAAAGAGGGGGGTTTTTCTGAGCTTCCTGTAGAAGACGATGTTTTAGCAGCGCATGAAAACGATCTTGCACAGCAGGTATCTCTCCCGGTTGGTGTGATGAATCCTCGTGTGAGGAACGCGCTCGGAGGGAACTGTCCCCACGAACGGAGTCACTGATTGGATCACGATTTAGGGGCGGCTGTAGCAAATCTATCTGAGGGTCAGATCGATCGACCAGACCGAGATTTTGTAACAGTTTTAATAGAACTTGTGTTCTCTTGTCTAAGTTGTGATCCATTGTGATAACACCCTATTCATCAGCCGATGGGGTTCCTCCGGAATCTTGGTCATTACGAATTTCCCAAGCTTGCTCAAGGAGTTTAAACCATTGTTTCTGAACTTGATTCACGGTGCAACCTAATCGTTGGGCGATCGTAGTTTCCGGTAATTTTTGTTGCTTCAGATCCAAGAGTTTTGCTTGAGCGGCGGTGGCGCGTTGGTGTAACGTTTGCCACTGGCGATTCGAGAGTCCGAGATTGCGCTCCAAGTCTGCCTCTAGCCATTGATGGACGAGTTCCCAATGGTGCGAGAACGAGAATCGAATCAAATGATATTTGAATCGTTGCTGTAAGTAATCCCGTTGGCGAGGGGTTAAGCCCAAAATCGCTTCGATTTCGTTGGCGGGCAAGTCTTGAAGCCGCAGAGTGAAGTAGTCGATACAGTCGGTTTGCTTGCGTTCTTCGAGGTAGGCGACCAGTTCTTTGATCACCGATTGGCGTAGGGTGTCTTCTGCCAATTCCGGCTCTTGAGCGACCATTTGTTCGCGAACTTGCTGGATCGATGCCATATTCCAAGGATTTTCGGATTCGGACATTGAACCTTCGGCAGCTTGCTCTAGATCGACTAGAGTTTCGATCGGTTGCTGTTGAGAGAAGGTTTGCGCTCGAAGAATGATCAATTGCTGATTGCGATGTCCAGGAAGAGGAATTCGCCGTTTTCCATAGCGCTCGGTGAACGCCATATATTCGGAGAGTTCTAACGTCGATCGAGGCGTGTAAGTCGCGCCTAATTGGGACTCCCGACGAAACGCATTCAGCGCTTCCATGTAGAAGCCTTGTAAAAAATCTTCGATCAGAACTAACCGCGCTTGATAACTCGATTGAGTTTGCGGGGGTGTGATGTAACGGTAAATCACTGCGCTCAAATTGCTGTGCAGTTCAGCACGACCCCGACGTGAACCGAGGCGATAATACGCCAAACATTGTTGGAGACGGTGTTTCGCGAGCGTCGTTGCCCACGTTTGAATTTCTCCGGATGCTTGAATCCGTTTGCTTTCCGAACAGATTCGGACAACTTCCTGGGTCAGTCGATCGGCAACTTCCCGGCAGTTTCGCTCAGAGGCAGTGGTGGCTTGTTTCAGTTCATTCAACAGAAGCTGAAAAATTGCGTCCACGCTCTGGCAGATTTCCCCCACAGTTTCTAGTGTCGTGCAAATCAATGGCTTACTCTCATTGGTTTGATGGAACTTTTTTGTGATGCCTAGATCACAATAGTGGTAGAAATCCCTGATTATTTGCGGATGGCACGGTTTATGAACCTAGATCAACAGCTTCAAACGCTTATCGATGAAGCCCCCCAGGACGGCTCAACCCCTCAGTTAATTAAATCTATCGCTCCGGTGTTGGGCGCGATCGCGCAACGGTTACGACATCTTCAATATTATGTGGTGCAGACGCTCGATCAAAATTGGGTGATGCTGACCCTCAACCACCGTGCCCAGAACGAACCTGAGAAAAACGTGATTTATGCCTTTCCCAGCCTCAAGGACGTGGCTTCTAGTCCTTATAATTTGGCTGATCCGAACTTGATTGCTTTGCCTGTTCCGGTGACGCATATCCTGTTTCAAATGCTGGCAATGGATAAAGAGTACAGCACGATTTTTTTTGAAACGCCGGGGAATGCGACGATCGGGACAGAGGTTCAGCGATCAGAACTCGAAGTCATGATTCAAGAATATTGGCGTGAACAGGCAGATGCGGTGACTGAAACCAATATTCCAAGTGATATCGCCTGAGATGGACTGATTCGTGCGGGTTGGAACTGTAGATCTAAATCTTGGTAGAAGGCTTTAGAGTTGCAGTTCTGACTTTGCTAGAGAAAAACTCTGAGAAAGTCAACCGTCTGAGTACGAATCTTTTCTAACTGCTTCCAGATTGCACCGCGATGAACACGGGGACAACCTCAACCCTTAGATTCAAACACAATCCTTACGCTTTCTCAGAGTCAATTCATGAAAGCTTTATATAAAGCATCCGGTTTAAAATCGCTCTAAGTGAAGACGTGTAAGGAGTTTAAGCGATTTCTCTGAATGCGACAGCGCATAAATTGAATTTTTCCGGGAACTTTGGGATCTGCTAAAAGACGGAGCTTCAGAATTGGGGATCGCTGTTACGATCGCCGAAGTTTAATTTTTGGCTTGAAAAATGAATTCTCTTTCGTCTCAGGCGAGTCCTAAAAACCTCTGCTGCTATGTCAATTCAACGCGGCATATACAGATTGCTCGAATCATTGATGTTCCGAATTGGTATTTTGAGCGGGTGGTTTTTCCAGGGGAGCGTTTGATGTTTGAAGCACCCCTGGAGGCTCATTTAGAGATTCATACCGGATCGATGGCGAGTGCGATTTTGATGGACACGATTCCGTGTGAGCGGTTGCGGGTTCGGAGTTCGGTCTCTGCGGCTTCGTTGTGAGCGGGTTGTGCCCCCTAAATCCCCCAAAATGGGGGACTTTGATTCAGAAAAAACTTTCTCTAAGATTGGCTGTTCCAAGTTTGAGCCGCGTCTGAGAGGGCTTGATCGACCGTTTTTTGTCCAAGCATTGCAGCTTGGAGGTTTTCGTAAATCGTTTGCTGCAAGGACTTGATGTTTTTGATCACGGGAATCAGAACTTCTGCTCGTTGAAGTTGTCCAGCACTAACGATTCGGGCTTTGTCGATCGAGGTTGCATCCTTGGGCGCAGTCGTGAAATACGCATCTTTCGCGGCTTGGATCGTTGAAGGTAGAACATTCGCGGCTTTGGCAAAGGCAAGCTGATTCTCGTTATTGGTCAGGAATAGCGCGAATTTCACTGCTGCATCGGGTTGATCCGTATCTTTTGGAATCGCCACATTCATCACAGCAACGTTCTTTTTGCCTGTATCACCTGTGATTTGGGGGGCAGATTGGGAAGATTTCGCGATCGACGGTGCGTTTTTGGCGATCGACTTCAAGAATTCGGCTCCCGATGCCAGGATCGCGGTATTGCCTTGTTGGTAAAGGTCGATCGCGTGTCGGTGTCCTTCGGTTAAGACCTCTTTCGGCATCAAGCCATTTTTGTACATATCCACCCAGTACTGGAATGCAGCTTTTCCCTGAGGCGAATTGAATGCGGCTTTTCCTTGAACATCGACAAGCTGAACGCCCATCTGGACAAAGGATTCCATCACTTCGCCTGAATCATTTGGAACAACTGTGGCAAAAAAGGCATATTTCCCAGTTTTGTCTTTGATTTGCTTGGCGGCTTGAGCGAGTTCCGCATAAGTGGCAGGAGGTTTCGCAATACCCGCCTGCTTCATCAAATCTGTGTTGTAAATGGCGACTCGCGTGGTGAGATACCAGGGCACACCGAACGTTTTGCCGTTTAGCGTACTCGCTTGCCAGATTCCTGGAAAGTATTGCTGTTTGACATCGGCTGGAATTTTTTCATCTAAGTTCATCCAAGCTCCACGTTCTGCTAGTTGAGAAGCAAAACCAGGATTGAGATTCACCACATCGGGAGCGGTTTTTGCAGCCACCGAAGTTAAAATCTTGCGCTCCATTTCTGCCCAAGGTACATCTGTCCAACGAATCTCTACTCCTGGATTTTCCTGCTCGAATTTAGCAAACAAGGATTTGAAATAGTCATCGAATTGGGGACTGAGTTGCATCGTCCAAAAATCGAGTTGATCATCGGCTGTCTGCTGTCCGGCTGGGGTTCCACTTCCACAACTGACAAGCCAACTGACTACAACTCCCAAAATTGTAAATATTGTGAACGTTTTCCAAGATCTGATTTGACGCATGGATTTAGATAATTGAATCGCAGCGTAGCCCAGTTTACCGAAAAAATGGGTCTAAAGCCCTCTTTCTAGCACGGCTTTGTAGTATTATTTCATTAGTGGGAAGGTAATCAACCACTCTAAAAACCTTGTCGTCGAAAGACACGCTGAACCTTGAAAATTAAATCGATGCGGTTCTACTGCATTTTTCTAGACTCCCCCTCGCAGTAGGTAAAAGATTTAGAGGAGCTAGACGAACAGCATTTTGGAGCAATTTGCTTCAATCTGAAACAGGACTCGCGGAAACGCGAATAGGGCGGGGCACGCCCGAATTAACGCTTGGGGAGAATCCCACCTCTGGGCTAGAGACTGCAAGGACTCTAGTTTAAGTGGTTTCGTTGAGCCAAGAATCCTCGTACCTTCAGGTCGAGGAGTGTCAAAGGATTAAATCGCTCAACTCCACAGCAATTGTTTCACTGGAATTTCAATTACAAAAGTGGCACCTCGTTTTGAAGTTCTGTCGCATTTCAATCGTCCTCCATGTTGCTCAGAGACAATCTGATAGCTGACAGATAAACCGAGTCCTGATCCTTGACCGATCGGCTTTGTGGTGAAGAATGGATCGAATAAACGGGAATGCGTTGCCGCAGTCATTCCAATGCCATTATCAGAAATCGAGACGCGTACCCATTCAGAAGATTTCGTTTCTTGAAAGAGTGAAGTTTGAATTTCTATAGTTGGCGTGAAATCCATTTCTTCGGCTTGCCAGCGATCGTTAATTGCCTCGATCGCATTCGAGAAGATGTTGATAAAAACTTGGTTCAATAGTCCCGCAAAACATTGGACTTTTGGCAGCGTTGTATAGTGCTTCACGACTTGAATCGTAGGACGAAGGATCGGATTGCCAGAAGCACGATTCGATTTCAGTAAATGCTGCAATAACATTAGAGTGCTGTCGATCCCTTCGTACAAGTCAACGGCTTTTAGATCCGCTTCATCGTGACGCGAGAAAGTTCTCAGAGATCGCACAATATCGCGAATTCGCTCTGCTCCAGTTCCCATCGAATCGAGCAGCTTGAACAAGTCATGTCGCAGGAATTCTAAATCAGCGTCTTCGATTTCTTCTGCAACTCGATCGCTAGGAACGGGATGATCAGTTTGGTATAGATGAATGATGTGTAGAAGGTCTTCAATGTATTGTTTTGCTGGCTCAACATTGCCATAGATAAAACTCACCGGATTGTTGATTTCATGAGCAATTCCCGCAACTAATTGCCCCAAGCTGGACATCTTTTCGGTTTGAATCAGTTGAGCTTGAGTTTTTTGGAGTTGTTTGAATGCGGTTTCAAGTTCTTGAGCTTGTTGGCGTAATTGTGACTCAGATTGTTTGAGCGCGATCGCAGTTTGTTCTCGTTCGGTTTCGACTCGAAATCGATCGGTAATATCAATTCCCATCGAAACAATGCTCATCACACTGCCATTTGGAGCTAACAAGGGATAGTGATACCACTCACAAACGATCGCTTTTCCGCTTTGAGTGCAATGATTTTGAATTTGCTGTGTGACTCCCGATTGAGTGAGCAGAGGCGCGATTTGATCAAGCACTTCCTCTCGTGCAAGTTCTGGCAAAATTTCATCGAGCGATCGACCCACTGCTTCTGAGCGATGATAGCCAAATACTCTTTGAGCCGTTGCATTCCAAGTCTGAATTTTATAGTCAGCACTCCATTCCACGAACATAAATGGAGATTGTTGAATTAATAGCGTTAAACGTTGCTGCGATCGTACTAATGCTGCTTCCGCTGCTTTACGTTCTTGGATCTCTTGCTCTAATTGGGTCGCTTGTGCTTTGGGCTGACTGAGCAAATCATTGATCGTCGCTACGATATACGGTGTTCCTGCTGCACCGTAAGTAATTGATTTTACCAGTGAAATTTCCTGGGCGATACCAGTCGCATCATAGAGATATCCTGATTGGATCACTTGAGTTCCAGTCTGGAAAATCACTTCGTCGTCTCTGAGTTCTGAAGAGAAAATACGATCGACGTTTTCGAGAAATTCTGAGAGATTATAGTGCGATCGCTGACAAAGAGCGCGATTTGCGAAGACGATTCGATGCTGTCGATCGATGATAAAAATGGGAACTGCAACTCGATCGAGAACTTGCCAAAGCTCTAACTCCGTCTGCTCAATTGCGCCAATCATCCTGAGACCCTGATGTGAAACACGTTGGTTTCAAGAGTTCCCAAAAAGTGGAGTTGATTAAGAAGTAAAGCTTAGTAGAGATTTGGAACGATCGCAGATCCAGTTTTGGCATCGAATAGATGAATTTTGTCAGTCGGGAAATCAAGGCGCAGTGCTTCACCGAGTTTCACGGTTCGATCGGGTTCAATCCGAACTTGCATCGTGTCGGAATTGTCCGCTAAACGCACAGAGAGAACAGTTTCATGTCCTAAAGCTTCGATCAAATCAACAGCGACTAAAAGTGATTGTGGGCTAGAGTCACCCAATATCAGATGCTCAGGACGAATTCCAAGTGTGATCATTTCGCCGTTATAGCGGTTCAGGGTCGATCGCCAGTGTTCAGGCAGTGTGAGTTGAAATAGGGCGTGATGCAGAGTGAGCGGAGAGCGGACTTGGACGGGGAGAAAGTTCATGGGAGGTGAACCGATGAACTCAGCGACAAACCGATTTGCAGGACGAGTGTAGAGTTCTAAAGGTGTGGCAAGCTGTTGAATTTGTCCAGCATTCATCACGGCAATGCGATCGCCCATGGTCATGGCTTCCGTTTGATCGTGCGTGACGTAAATCGTAGTGGTTCCTAACTGTCTCTGAAGTTTGACGATTTGCGCTCGTGTTTCGGCTCTGAGTTTTGCATCTAAGTTCGACAGCGGTTCATCCATCAGAAAGACTTGCGGATTTCGTGCCATGGCGCGACCGAGGGCAACCCGTTGTTTTTGTCCACCGGAAAGCTGTTTTGGGAGTCGGTGTAACAATGGCTCAATTTGGAGCATTCGAGCCACCAGTCTGACTCGTTCTTGAACGGCTTTTTCTCGATCGCTCACAAATCGCATTCCGCTTGGCAAATTTCGAGTTACGCCAACTGCCAGATTTTCAGACCATTTCGCATTCTCTCCATCGAGCTTAGTGCGGCGCAGTCCAAACGCCAAATTATCGTAAACACTCATGTGCGGATAGAGTGCATAGTTCTGAAACACCATTGCGATGTCGCGTTCTTTGGGTGGGAGATCGTTCACAATGCGATCGCTGACTCGAATATTTCCAGCGGTCAGTTCTTCGAGTCCCGCAATTAGCCTTAACAGCGTACTTTTTCCGCAACCAGAGGGACCAACCAACACCATAAATTCACCGTCTTCGATCAAGAGATTAATCGATCGCAATACGGCAGAATTTTCGGTCTGATCGCCCTTTTGATAGGACTTGTAGACGTTTTCGAGAACGACTT
Coding sequences within it:
- a CDS encoding hypothetical protein (conserved hypothetical protein;~similar to AA sequence:cyanobase_aa:LBDG_25660), which translates into the protein MGEICQSVDAIFQLLLNELKQATTASERNCREVADRLTQEVVRICSESKRIQASGEIQTWATTLAKHRLQQCLAYYRLGSRRGRAELHSNLSAVIYRYITPPQTQSSYQARLVLIEDFLQGFYMEALNAFRRESQLGATYTPRSTLELSEYMAFTERYGKRRIPLPGHRNQQLIILRAQTFSQQQPIETLVDLEQAAEGSMSESENPWNMASIQQVREQMVAQEPELAEDTLRQSVIKELVAYLEERKQTDCIDYFTLRLQDLPANEIEAILGLTPRQRDYLQQRFKYHLIRFSFSHHWELVHQWLEADLERNLGLSNRQWQTLHQRATAAQAKLLDLKQQKLPETTIAQRLGCTVNQVQKQWFKLLEQAWEIRNDQDSGGTPSADE
- a CDS encoding ABC transporter-like protein (similar to AA sequence:cyanobase_aa:LBDG_20670) — translated: MAQVVLENVYKSYQKGDQTENSAVLRSINLLIEDGEFMVLVGPSGCGKSTLLRLIAGLEELTAGNIRVSDRIVNDLPPKERDIAMVFQNYALYPHMSVYDNLAFGLRRTKLDGENAKWSENLAVGVTRNLPSGMRFVSDREKAVQERVRLVARMLQIEPLLHRLPKQLSGGQKQRVALGRAMARNPQVFLMDEPLSNLDAKLRAETRAQIVKLQRQLGTTTIYVTHDQTEAMTMGDRIAVMNAGQIQQLATPLELYTRPANRFVAEFIGSPPMNFLPVQVRSPLTLHHALFQLTLPEHWRSTLNRYNGEMITLGIRPEHLILGDSSPQSLLVAVDLIEALGHETVLSVRLADNSDTMQVRIEPDRTVKLGEALRLDFPTDKIHLFDAKTGSAIVPNLY
- a CDS encoding hypothetical protein (hypothetical protein MC7420_1170;~similar to AA sequence:cyanobase_aa:LBDG_25650), whose translation is MARFMNLDQQLQTLIDEAPQDGSTPQLIKSIAPVLGAIAQRLRHLQYYVVQTLDQNWVMLTLNHRAQNEPEKNVIYAFPSLKDVASSPYNLADPNLIALPVPVTHILFQMLAMDKEYSTIFFETPGNATIGTEVQRSELEVMIQEYWREQADAVTETNIPSDIA
- a CDS encoding hypothetical protein (conserved hypothetical protein;~similar to AA sequence:cyanobase_aa:AM1_4372), yielding MNSLSSQASPKNLCCYVNSTRHIQIARIIDVPNWYFERVVFPGERLMFEAPLEAHLEIHTGSMASAILMDTIPCERLRVRSSVSAASL
- a CDS encoding PAS/PAC sensor signal transduction histidine kinase (similar to AA sequence:cyanobase_aa:LBDG_25730); protein product: MIGAIEQTELELWQVLDRVAVPIFIIDRQHRIVFANRALCQRSHYNLSEFLENVDRIFSSELRDDEVIFQTGTQVIQSGYLYDATGIAQEISLVKSITYGAAGTPYIVATINDLLSQPKAQATQLEQEIQERKAAEAALVRSQQRLTLLIQQSPFMFVEWSADYKIQTWNATAQRVFGYHRSEAVGRSLDEILPELAREEVLDQIAPLLTQSGVTQQIQNHCTQSGKAIVCEWYHYPLLAPNGSVMSIVSMGIDITDRFRVETEREQTAIALKQSESQLRQQAQELETAFKQLQKTQAQLIQTEKMSSLGQLVAGIAHEINNPVSFIYGNVEPAKQYIEDLLHIIHLYQTDHPVPSDRVAEEIEDADLEFLRHDLFKLLDSMGTGAERIRDIVRSLRTFSRHDEADLKAVDLYEGIDSTLMLLQHLLKSNRASGNPILRPTIQVVKHYTTLPKVQCFAGLLNQVFINIFSNAIEAINDRWQAEEMDFTPTIEIQTSLFQETKSSEWVRVSISDNGIGMTAATHSRLFDPFFTTKPIGQGSGLGLSVSYQIVSEQHGGRLKCDRTSKRGATFVIEIPVKQLLWS
- a CDS encoding hypothetical protein (hypothetical protein MicvaDRAFT_1614;~similar to AA sequence:cyanobase_aa:LBDG_25670) — protein: MDHNLDKRTQVLLKLLQNLGLVDRSDPQIDLLQPPLNRDPISDSVRGDSSLRARSSHEDSSHQPGEIPAVQDRFHALLKHRLLQEAQKNPPLFPWEKEAVDYDAEPSRSEAQPALVAATVWLQQIRQMNLPIPMPEAVMTELLARCQSVLFSSLREGAKLVRAVDPLFPGQTQLLNNVAGYVMVSPARSKVAKLQDLAIEIGEELPQSYDSAIETQQMALSLLAAREILSTLMLTVSTHQPQLEREWLTELGAFTLKVGYESERFSIEAMLPCGGSLSFQGDESRALVDRNDAGRLSLEIREFDLDRVYPLEIRLGEQDLLTFAIGVQK
- a CDS encoding exopolysaccharide synthesis ExoD (similar to AA sequence:cyanobase_aa:LBDG_24360); this translates as MHLRFSQDLESLLKRISEEPLTIASILAETSERGFCLVIALLVIPFLFPLPPGLTGIPGAGCVILGMQMALGKRSPWLPKKVAEFQFPTAIARQLLKNIRRVTRILEKITRPRLRRIASNPHIWQFNGLCITWLAILLIAPIPFTNPFPTIGILLLVVAMLESDGLLMCIAYGVTALITAICAIAVYILWKAPDLLNQLS
- a CDS encoding hypothetical protein (hypothetical protein CwatDRAFT_2127;~similar to AA sequence:cyanobase_aa:LBDG_54450), translating into MAIVDSQGRLFGKVSILDVGAALVILLVVVGIFVFPGTSGSAQGVRLPVEVDVVVRGLSATNPKEFIQAGTQTNILVRKQPSGTATLKEIKFLPRTVATPQPNGTLKVFPDPRPELALTTDMMLTLANEVPVVDGTPVLGAEKVKVGTTIELDGPTYNFASSVVAIRIQKKG
- a CDS encoding extracellular solute-binding protein family 1 (similar to AA sequence:cyanobase_aa:LBDG_50370) translates to MRQIRSWKTFTIFTILGVVVSWLVSCGSGTPAGQQTADDQLDFWTMQLSPQFDDYFKSLFAKFEQENPGVEIRWTDVPWAEMERKILTSVAAKTAPDVVNLNPGFASQLAERGAWMNLDEKIPADVKQQYFPGIWQASTLNGKTFGVPWYLTTRVAIYNTDLMKQAGIAKPPATYAELAQAAKQIKDKTGKYAFFATVVPNDSGEVMESFVQMGVQLVDVQGKAAFNSPQGKAAFQYWVDMYKNGLMPKEVLTEGHRHAIDLYQQGNTAILASGAEFLKSIAKNAPSIAKSSQSAPQITGDTGKKNVAVMNVAIPKDTDQPDAAVKFALFLTNNENQLAFAKAANVLPSTIQAAKDAYFTTAPKDATSIDKARIVSAGQLQRAEVLIPVIKNIKSLQQTIYENLQAAMLGQKTVDQALSDAAQTWNSQS